A genomic segment from Clostridium pasteurianum BC1 encodes:
- a CDS encoding M14 family metallopeptidase, with product MKREIIFKLESPYRDTMRISAFKFGDYENNTSEKACAIVGATRGNEAQQIYVCSQLVAVLKKLERCGKIVPNKQILIIPTVNNYSMNTNKRFWSLDNTDINRMFPGYGLGETTQRIAYNVFDNVKNYTYGIQFPSYYMPGEFVPHIRMMHTGYERPELGREFGLPYVYIRESRPYDTTTLNYNWQLWNTSAFSLYAGKTTEIDEPAAEMAIRSVIRFLTKMGICNCYIEEGFVSQVITSKDVSSVISTKAGILQRVKRAGHHVIYGELLGRVLDPYDGSVKEEFFAPVNGLVFFVHDNPFIYESTYVYKIIPGEI from the coding sequence ATGAAAAGGGAAATAATATTTAAATTGGAATCTCCTTATAGGGATACTATGAGAATTTCAGCATTTAAATTTGGAGATTATGAAAATAACACATCAGAAAAGGCTTGTGCCATTGTAGGTGCTACCCGTGGAAATGAAGCACAACAAATATATGTATGTTCTCAACTTGTGGCGGTTCTAAAAAAGTTGGAAAGGTGTGGAAAGATAGTTCCAAACAAACAGATACTAATAATTCCAACTGTAAATAATTATTCCATGAACACTAATAAAAGATTTTGGTCTTTAGACAACACAGATATTAACAGGATGTTCCCAGGATATGGTTTAGGGGAAACTACACAAAGAATTGCCTATAATGTATTTGATAATGTTAAAAACTATACCTATGGCATACAATTTCCAAGTTATTATATGCCTGGTGAATTTGTGCCACATATTAGAATGATGCATACAGGTTATGAAAGGCCAGAGCTTGGCCGTGAATTTGGGCTGCCTTATGTGTATATCCGTGAAAGTAGGCCCTATGACACTACAACTTTAAATTATAACTGGCAATTGTGGAATACTTCGGCTTTTTCACTCTATGCAGGTAAAACTACAGAAATTGATGAGCCTGCTGCAGAAATGGCAATTCGTTCTGTAATTCGATTTTTAACGAAAATGGGTATATGTAATTGCTATATAGAAGAGGGTTTTGTTTCTCAAGTGATTACTTCTAAAGATGTTTCCTCTGTGATTTCAACAAAAGCTGGAATTTTACAGAGGGTAAAGAGAGCTGGACATCATGTAATTTATGGTGAATTACTAGGTAGAGTTCTTGATCCCTATGATGGGTCAGTTAAGGAAGAATTTTTTGCACCTGTAAATGGATTGGTTTTCTTTGTTCACGATAATCCTTTTATCTATGAAAGTACATATGTATATAAGATAATTCCAGGAGAGATATAG
- a CDS encoding M14 family metallopeptidase, with amino-acid sequence MSKKVETISSMRLPVDEVLEIKRCRYTPQDTNKTNSKVLPRICIVTGTHGDELEGQYICYELSRKLQENPQYIKGIVDIYPALNPLGIDSISRGIPNFDLDMNRIFPGSDEGSIVRKVAHNIVQSLKDADLVIDIHASNIFLREIPQARINENMVENLLPLASLLNLDFLWIHPAATVLESTLCHSLNVIGTPCIVVEMGVGMRITKEYGDQFLTGIFNVMKELSIWSGDIENTSKSHKAINSMKHEVFFINSAESGIFVPSIDHCTTVNKGDKIGDILDPLEGRIKEQIIAPCNGMVFTLREYPIVYTGSLVARLIGEETAANEKGNNI; translated from the coding sequence ATGAGTAAGAAGGTAGAAACAATTTCCTCTATGCGGCTTCCTGTAGACGAGGTACTTGAAATTAAACGATGTCGTTATACTCCACAAGATACTAATAAAACAAATTCAAAGGTATTACCTAGAATTTGTATTGTTACAGGAACTCATGGGGATGAATTGGAAGGTCAGTATATATGCTATGAACTTTCAAGAAAACTTCAAGAAAATCCACAATATATCAAAGGCATAGTAGATATTTACCCGGCTTTAAATCCACTGGGAATAGATTCTATCTCTAGGGGAATTCCAAACTTTGATCTTGATATGAATCGTATATTTCCAGGAAGTGATGAAGGGTCTATAGTTAGAAAAGTTGCTCACAACATAGTGCAGAGCCTTAAAGATGCAGATCTTGTCATAGACATTCATGCAAGTAATATTTTTCTTCGTGAGATTCCTCAAGCTAGAATTAATGAGAATATGGTTGAGAATTTACTGCCACTTGCGAGTCTTTTAAATTTGGATTTTCTTTGGATTCATCCAGCTGCAACAGTACTGGAATCTACCCTTTGTCATTCTCTTAATGTTATTGGAACTCCATGCATTGTAGTAGAAATGGGTGTAGGTATGCGTATAACAAAAGAATATGGTGATCAATTTTTAACCGGTATTTTTAATGTAATGAAAGAGTTAAGCATATGGTCAGGAGATATTGAGAATACTTCTAAATCACACAAGGCTATTAATTCTATGAAGCATGAAGTATTTTTTATAAATTCAGCTGAGTCAGGTATTTTTGTTCCATCAATAGATCATTGTACTACTGTAAACAAAGGAGATAAAATAGGAGATATATTGGATCCGCTGGAGGGAAGGATAAAGGAACAGATTATTGCTCCCTGCAATGGAATGGTATTTACTTTAAGAGAATATCCAATAGTCTATACGGGGTCTCTTGTAGCTAGATTGATTGGAGAGGAGACTGCAGCAAATGAAAAGGGAAATAATATTTAA